TGCCCGGGTCTGAGTTGCCGATATCATTCGACAGGCCGATACCTTCCAACTGAAGTACTACCCGATGTTGTGTGGCAGGATGCAGACTCGCCGTTATGCCTTCGCCCAGATCGACTTGACCAATATCTGAGGCGAGGGCTCCGGTGCCTTGATTGATTCGGCCAGCACGCCGGTCAAGGATTTTGAATCGCTTGCCCTTTCGCTCGATCGTGGCAAAGTTACAGCGGAAGTAGAGCGCCTGATCGCTGCTGCTTAAACCAACCCCGGAAGCCTCAACAGGACCGCGGGCAAGCTCAACGGCCTGTTGTTGGGATAAGCCGAACAGAGGGCAGAAACCGGTATGGGTACCGACCGGCATGCCGGGGAAGAGCGGATCGATGAGGCCACATTGTCCGGCGCTGGCGAGACTGTCCATATTCGGTGTCTCAGCGACTTCCAAAGGTGTTTTACCGCCAAACGAGGGGATACCCCGATCACCCAGACCATCGAGTATGATCAATAGACCTTTATGGGTCGTTATCAAGTTGAGTTAACCTCAGATGAGTTGAACCGGTCACGGCAATAGGCGCATGCTCAAACTTCAGTGCCAGATTGGCTTGTTATTCCATGCCAAATACATCCTCAACTTTAGCATGAAAATTCTGCTCTAACACTTCAATTATCAATCGCATGATGTGATCGGTCGCCTGGTCTTTATTGTCGTTGGCGATGATAGAGACACTGTGATTATCCGCTTCGGATAGCAGGTGACTCTGCAGCATCCAGATCGATTCGAAATTCGACAGATAGTTGCTGTCTTCACTGCGTTCGGGAGCGGTGATGCCCCGATCTTTCAGACGATGTTTCAATTGGTTCTGTTTCAACACCGCCAGCACGATCGGTACGATCACCGCATCGCTGTGATCCTTGAACAGGTTGTACAGGGTAGGGGTGACATGTACCCCTTCAAGGATCAGTGAGACTCTCTCTTTCAGGGCTCGCTGTACTACCGCTTCACAGGGTACAGATACCAGTTCCGACTGGTGAAGATAGCCATGAATCATCAGCTCTTCGGTACTTCCCTCATGCTCATGTTGCCTCAGGGTTTTATGCCAGGCGTTGAATGAAGAGGTGTGCAGTTCAGGCATCAGTCGTTGCGGAATCATCATACGCATAACTTCCCGCAACATGTCGGTTGACTGGGTGCGGATGATGTTCAGCCGATGTGCCACTTCAGTGGCAATGGTACTTTTACCGCATCCTGTGGTACCACCAATCAGCAATATCAGTGGCCGTTTGGAGTGTTTGTAGTCGGTCCACACCAGATAGCTGTTTGCGGCACGCTTACCATATCGTTGCTTGAGCTTCTCATGGGTCAATCGGCCAAGTTTATTGCTGCTAATACCCTCCTGGTAGGATTCAAGCAGATCCAGATAAACCGATTGGGTGATCAGTGAAGCCTTATCGCTGCCCAGTCCGGATGACTCCAGTGATTGCCGGTGTTCTATGGTTGAAAAGGAGCGTGGGACCCCTTTGCGGTCGGTGACCATAATCTCAGGTGTATTGGGGGTAAGGCTCTCATAGTTTTCTATGACTTCGTGCTGTTCAAGTTGCTCAAGTTGTTTCAGCACCAGTTTACGCAGTTCATCCGTCGACAGTTCATCCTTGCCGGCTATCTGCTGGCGTATCTCGGATGAGAGCTCGTAGGCGGTTTCAAATGCCAGTCCGGCATCCGTCAGCGAACGGGTTAGGATGCCGCGTAAGAACGGAGCACGTGTCTCATCGTTGCTGTCTATGATGAAAGTTTTTGCCATGGCGTCAGGCTATCAGATCAGTCGCCATGCGTGGAGTGAATAGATCACTTTTCACGCTAACTCGATCTTTTTGTTGTTGTTTGATGGGAATATTGAACTCCATCTTCAGAAATCCTTTTTTGGCATTTGCACGCTATCTTGTCGGTTGCAAACCCCTTGGTATAAAAAAACCGGCTGAATGGTCAGCATTCAAATGTGTCAATTATAGCGGTTGCTCGAGCTTGTTGACACTAAGCTATTTTGTCTTTTCCCAGGCATAGATGGCTTCTGCCTTGTTGCCCGGTTTAAAGAAGTGCAGTTGTTTACAAAGGGACTCGACCAACAGTAAGCCTCGGCCACTGTAGAGCTGATCATTACTGCTATCCTTTTTATGATTGCTGTAGTCAAAACCATTGCCGCTGTCTTCAATCGTGATGATGATATGGCCACCACTATCCTGACTGTAGATCCTGAGGTTTATGCGGACACAACCTTGGGAGAGATTGTTTAGTCGCTGTTCACGCTGTTGGAAATAATCAGTAAATCCATTTTCACCCTGCTTTAGGCTGGAGTCCAGTTTGAGGATGCCATGGTCGAGCGCATTGACATACAGTTCGGTCAGTATGGTAAAGAGGGGGCGTCGATGATCATGCAGTCCTGCAGTCTCCTGGATTGAATTGATCAGGATCGGTATCGGATCGGCTTGACGCAGTTGCGCACCATAAAGTGTGAACTGGAATTCAATGCAGTCCGGGTGTTCTTTCAAAATTGTTTCAGGCAATTCATGTTCAACTTTTTTATTGGGTGCCTTAGAAGAACCCAAAGCTGGAAACATCTGTCGAATCAGTGGGATTTCTACAACACTGATATCATCATCCTGCGGGGCATCACTACAGAATTCCTGCAGCTCACCACTCAGATTATCCAGAATGTAGTCATGATCGATACTGTGCTTGATTGCATCGATATATCTTATCTGCCCGAACAGTTCACCTTTCGGATTCCGTGCCTCGGTAACACCATCCGTTGCCAGTATGATCCGGTCACCCTCATTGATTTTCAAAAAGTGGAAATCATCCTTTAAGTTGATATCCGGCGCTATACCGAGTGGCAGGGATTGGGAGTTGATCTTCTGTTTGATTCTTCGCCCATCCTTGTCGATCAGATAGCAGTCCGGCATACCACAATTGATCAGTTTGATATGGTCGAGCTGGTGATCGATTTTGACAAACTGCACAGCCATGAACATGCCGGTTGGCAGTAGAGTGTACAATTTGTTATTGATCGCCTGCAGTATCTGGTGTGGACCAAACCCTTTGGCTGTCATCGAGCGGAAGGCCTCTGAAGTCGGCAGGGCGCCCAGTGCGGATGCCAGCCCATGACCGGTGAAATCCCCAAGCAGGACATACAGATCATGGGATGGGGCAAAAGCGGTCAACATCAGGTCGCCACTGAACAGGCTGGCAGGTTGCAGCAGACTGTGGATATGTTCCAGGGCAACATTTTCGGCAACCACAGCACCACTGAAGACCTGCTCGGCAATCTCTTGATCTCTTTGCATCCGGCTGTAGAGCATACGCGTATCCTGTTGAAGGATGCGGATCCGCTCCATCGCCTTCACTTTTGCGGAAAGTACGGTAAAGCTGTATGGCTTGGAGAGAAAGTCATCGCCACCTACCTCGACGCAGCGGGCCAGTGCCTTCTCGTCTTGCATTGCGGTGAGAAAGATAATCGGTACAAACGAGTTACCTGCACGCTGTTTGATCTGTATGGTAGCCTCATAGCCGTCCATTTCCGGCATCATCACATCCATGAAAACGATGTCTGGCTGGTGCTGCTCAAACAGGCTCACAGCCTGGCGGCCGTTTTCCGCTTCGATGACCTCATAGCCATGCTTCTGCAGGAGTTTTTTCAGGATCAGCCTGTTGGTTATTTCATCCTCGACAATCAAGGCTTTGCCGTGATTTTCATGGGTGCCGAACTCTTTAGGCATGGTGCTCTTCCGATTCTCTTAGCATGGATTTGTACTTTATATCACAGCTGGGTCTGTTGACACTGATCCAATACTCAGCTCTATTGGGATCCCGCTTGACAGGGCAAGCTTGATCACTGCGTACAGTAAAGATCGACATAGTGTGAAATATCTTGATAGAGGAGCGAACGGGCTACCCAGCAATCCCAGGATATGGTATTGATAAGTTTGTGACCCTATCAGTCGTGAATGGACATTGATCTGTGCACCATCATTCGCTGAAGATTACCTACCCCGATCCAGCTACTGCCGAATTGGCCTTTGTGGGGGATTGGACGCTCCACTCAGAAGTATGTCCCTGGCAGCATCTGCAGCAGCAATTGCAAGCACAGCCTCACCTTAAAAAGATTCGTTTGGTAACGGTTGATCTCGGTATTTGGGATAGCAGATTGCTGAATGTCTTGCAAAAAGTAAGTGAATACTGCGCAGATCGGGAGTATCGACTCGATGCGGATGATCTACCGTCAGGAGTCCGGCGGCTGCTCGATCTGGGATCGGCTGTCGCAGAACGTCAGGGGGCGCGCAGATCAGATCGCCGTTTCTCGTTTTTGTATCGTACCGGTGAAGCGGCCATCGCAATCTGGCAGGAGTGTCTGCGCTTCACCGAGTTCGCCGGTGAACTGGTGCTCTCCCTATGGCGTCTGCTCAGGGGTAGGGCGAGATTTCGCCGTGATGATTTTTTCAACCTGCTGCAGGCGGCAGGACCTGATGCCTTGCCCATTGTCAGTCTGATCGCCATCCTGGTAGGGGCTGTGCTGGCCTTTGTCGGTGCCATACAGTTGCAGATGTTCGGTGCTGAGATCTATGTGGCCAATCTGGTTGCCTTGGGATCTCTGCGTGAGATGGGAGCGATGATGACGGCAATCATCATGGCTGGTCGAACCGGTTCTGCCTACGCCGCCCAATTGGGTAGCATGCAAGTAAATCATGAAATCGATGCCTTGAAGACCTTCGGTATTTCAATTATCGATTTTCTGGTGCTCCCCAGGATGATTGCGCTGGTGATCATGTTGCCTTTGCTGACCCTGTGGGCTGACCTGCTCGGTATAGTCGGTGGGTTGATGGTGAGTGTCATGGTGCTGGACCTCTCACTGCTTGAGTATTTGATTCAAAGCAGAGAGTCGGTGGGCTGGGAGGATCTGACGGTCGGTCTGATCAAGAGCGTCCTGTTTGCCATTGTGATTGCCATGTCCGGTTGTCTGCGGGGACTGCAGAGTGGCCGGGATTCCGCTGCCGTGGGAAAGGCGACCACTTCAGCCATGGTGACAGCCATTTTATTGATTGTGGTATGGGATGCGATTACCACCATTCTTTTTAACCTGCTGGATTTCTAATGGGATTGGCAACGGAGAGAGATCATTCGACGGCGCAAAAACCGCTGATTCAGGTCTCGGATCTGACCATGGCCTATGGTGATTTTGTGATCCAGCAGGAGCTCAACTTCACCATTCATGCCGGTGATGTATTCATCATCATGGGGGGCAGTGGATGCGGTAAAAGTACCCTGCTAAGACATCTCATCGGGTTGCACAAGCCGGCACAGGGAAAGATCCGTTTTCAGGGGGAGTCGATCTGGGATCTGGATAGCCAGAAGCGCCATCAGATCCTTCGGCGGATGGGGGTACTCTACCAGTCCGGGGCGTTGTGGACCCATATGACGCTGGCGGAGAATGTGGCACTGCCTCTGCAGACCTATACATCCCTGTCAACGAAAGAGATCAGTGAACTGGTCTCCTTCAAACTCGCATTGGTGGGATTGAAAGGCTTTGAAGCCTACTATCCTTCTGAGATCAGCGGCGGTATGCAGAAACGGGCCGGCTTGGCGCGGGCCATGTCACTCGATCCCGAACTGCTGTTCTTTGACGAACCATCGGCAGGCCTCGATCCGGTCAGCGCTCGTCGTCTGGATGAGCTGATCCTGGAGTTGAGTGAGAGCCTCGATACGACAATTGTGGTGGTGACCCACGAACTGGCGAGTATTTTTGCCATCGGAGACGACTCGGTGTTCCTGGATCCGGTGTGCAAGCGTATGATCGCCAGTGGCAACCCAAACGAATTACTGGCGACAACAGATGACCCAAGGGTACGTGAATTTCTTACCCGGGGTGATTCAGAGGTGGATCCGAGTCATGCAATCAAGGATTAGTCCAACCCTTATCGGCAGCTTTGTGCTGGCCAGCCTGGCTCTGGGGCTCGCCTCGGTGTTGCTCTTCTCAAACGGCTCCCTGGCCAACAAACCGACCCAGTTCATTCTCTATTTTGAAGGGGATGTGAAAGGCCTGCAGGTGGGTTCGCCCGTCAATTTTCGCGGAGTGAAGGTGGGGCAGGTCGAGTCCATGTCGATCACCTATGTTCGGGAGTCAAAAGAGTTCAGAATTCCGGTGGTGATCGGAATCCGGGATGGTCATGTGAATGTTGATGGGGTGGTCACAGAGAGTGGCGTCAAGCTGGAACTCGATGATTTGATTGCCCAGGGTCTCAGAGCCAGGCTCAATCTGCAAAGCCTGGTGACGGGTAAACTGGAGATTGAACTCGATTTCATGCCCGAGACACCGATCCGGCTGATTGCGGAGGATAAGCGCTATCCTGAAATCCCGACGGTGCAATCGAGTATGGAGAAACTGGCCACTGCGATAGAGCAGATACCGGTTGAGCGGATTACTCAACGGCTTTCAGAGATCCTCGACAGCATTGATGAGATGATGGCGGATGGTGAATTGAAGCGACTGACAACCTCTCTGCTTCAGATTGCCAAGCGACTCGATCAAATCAGCCTGCTGCTTGCTGAACAGGCCCCGGAACTGTTGACGAACAGTAATGCGACACTGCTTGAGGCGAGGGCGATGATTACCGAGGTGGCCGGTACCGCGAAACAGACTCAGGCACTGATCTCAGCAACCGATGAAAACCTGACCTCGGCATTTTCCCGTTGGGACAGAACCCTGGCCAGTGGGGATCAAGCCTTTCGCCAGGTAGGGGAGACGGTCGATACAGCCGACCGGTTGCTCAATGAGGATTCGGAATTGATCAGTCAACTCACCACCACGCTGCGTGAACTGGGTAGTGCAGCACGGGCGATACGCATCATGTCTGAGTATCTTGAACGCCATCCCGAGGCCTTGCTAAGAGGGAAACAATAGACAGATGAATACGCTTTCACTCAGGTCATGGATGGTGGTTTTTCTTTTGATCACCCTCTGTATCGGTTGCGCCTCACCTTCACAGCCAACCCGCTTTTACCGCTTGGATGCAGGCAGCAACAATCTTGGTCCGATTGATCTGACCCCCAGGCCTGGTGGGGTTGTGATCGGCATCGATGAGGTGCAGCTGGCCGGGTATCTGGATCGCCCGCAAATCATTGAACGCAGCTCCAGCCATCGCCTCAAACTCTATGAGTTCGATCAGTGGGCAGGCTCGCTGCAGGAGAACCTGCTTGGCCTGGTCAGGGAGCGGATACAGCAGCAGTTGAGTGCCATGCAGATCATCGCCTATCCTTGGCCACAGGGCTTGAAACCGGACTATGAGTTGAAACTTGCCATTCAGCGTTTTGAAAGGGTCGATGGTAGAATTGAGTTGCAGGGGTTATGGACTCTGGTCGAAACTGATCGCCGCAAAATTGTTTTGATGCAACAGAACCGCTTGCAGGAACCGATCCAGGGGTCAACGATCGAGGCTGGTGTGGCTGCCGCCAGTGAGGCTGTCAGCAAGCTCTCGGAGCAGATCGCTGAGCAGATGTTACGCCAGATCGAGTCTGAAAAAGTGCGTTGATCTTAAATACCGGTTGTCCGTCGATACTGACTTACCGACCGCGGTTTGGACCTTTCATCGGCAAGTTCCGGCAATCACTCTCCAATTGGAAGCGCTGAACTCGGGATCTGGTCTATTGTGTGTTAGGCACTTTCGTTTCAGGTTGCTGTGATTCTGTGGATGGCTCTGGTGTGGTCTCGATCAGTTCCGCTTCTGGTTCAGGCTCTTCGGGTGGAGCAGGCATCTCATATCGAGTGGCAATGGCGAGTATCCCCAATACCGGGTGATCCAGATAGTGCAGCTTACCGCTACGCATGCGTCGTTTCTCCTGCATGCGGTAGTTTTGTGGACCTGGGTCATACTCCGCTTCATTGAGTGTTTGATCCTCCTCCACTCTCAACAGAAGATCCGTCTCCAGATGAAGATAGCGCTTGATGCCGAACTTTATATTCCCCTCCAGAATCGGTAAGGGTTCCTCGAAGGCCGATTTCCTTTTTGATGCCAGGCTGATATGGATTGGAATTGCCTGATCCGGGTGCGCGACAGGTTGACGCCAGGCGGTGTGATAGAGAGGGCGATAATCCCGGGATCTGCGCATGGCACCCCAGGCTTCGGTGAGACTCTTCTCTTCAGCCGGCAAGGCCCGATAGGCGATCGGTTGACCATCCTCAGTCAATGGGCCAGGGCTAAGCTGTAGACTCTGCTCCTGGTCAGGGATACCTGGATCAAGTGCCCAGCCCTCAGTGGATCCGGCGCCAGGTGCGATGCGACGGAATACCAGGACCTCGAATTGATACCAGGGAGCCGACTCCTGTTCCTCATGGGATTCGGCATACAGGTTCATCGGAGCGATGAGCAGCAGACTGAGGATCAGAATGATCACTTTTTCCTGTTTAACGATCATCTTACGCAGCATAGAGTTTCATACCTTCTGAGATTCGAACCTATTCGGGCCTATTGGATTAGTGTTAACAGGCCCTAGTCTATCAGTCTGTCCAGCAATTGGTGGATCTTATCAACCCGGTTGAGCGGATTGTCCAGCTGAGCGTTATACCTTAGCTTATCGTTGCCTTCGAGACGATAGGTATTCGGCTTTTGCTGGATCAGCCTGATCAGTGTAGCAGGGTCGAATTTCGGCTGTTCATCGAAGAGCAATCTCGCCCCTTTAGGGCCGGCTTCGATCTTACGTATTCCCAGGGGATGGGCACGCAGTTTCAGTTCTGTGATGGAAAACAGGTTTTTTGCCGCATCGGGCAACAGGCCGAACCGGTCGATCATCTCGACCTGCAGCTCGCGCAACTCAGCATTGTCTTTGGCGCTGGCGATCCGTTTATAGAGCACCAGGCGGCTGTGGACGTCAGGAAGATAATCTTCCGGTAGCAGGGCAGGTAGGTTGAGTTCGATTTCGGTGCCATGATCCAAAGGCCGGTCCAGTTCGGGCTGGCGGCCCGATTTGAGGGCCTCGACAGCCCGCTCCAACAGCTCTGTATAGAGGGCAAAGCCGATCTCCTGTATTTGCCCGCTCTGCTCATCACCCAGCAGTTCTCCAGCACCCCGGATTTCCAGGTCGTGGGTGGCGAGGGTAAATCCTGCACCAAGATCTTCAAGTGATTCAATAGCTTCCAGGCGTTTTTTAGCATCTGATGTTAAACTTGCTGAAGGGGGTGTGATCAGATAGGCATAGGCACGATGGTGGGAGCGACCAACCCGTCCGCGGATCTGGTGGAGTTGTGCCAGGCCCAGCTTGTCCGCCCGGTTGATGATGATGGTATTGGCAGTCGGTACATCGATACCACTCTCGACGATGGTGGTACAGACCAGCAGATTGAAGCGCTGATGATAGAAGTCCCGCATGATGCCTTCCAGCTGCCGTTCCCGCATCTGTCCATGAGCGACCTGCAGTCGCACACCCGGTAACAGGCTCTCCAGCCGCTCGGCCATGTTTTCAATGGTGCTGACTTCATTGTGCAGAAAATAGATCTGCCCACCGCGTTTCAATTCACGCTGGCAGGCCTCGGTGATCAGACTATCGTTCCATTGACTGACAAAGGTCTTGACCGGATGTCTCAAGGCCGGTGGTGTTGCGATGATCGACAGGTCGCGCATACCGGACATGGCCATGTTCAGGGTACGTGGAATCGGTGTTGCGGTCAGGGTCAGCAGGTCCACTTCACTACGAAGTGCTTTCAACTTCTCCTTGTGGCGTACGCCGAAGCGGTGCTCTTCGTCAACGATCACCAATCCCAGGTTCTTGAATTCGATGCCGTCGGAAAGCAGTTTATGGGTGCCCACAACAATGTCGACACGGCCGTTTTTCAGTCCGTCGAGTACCCCCTGTTGCTGTTTACCGGTTCGGAATCTTGAAAGACTCTCCACTTTGATCGGCCAGTCGGCGAATCGGTCGGCAAAGTTCTGGTAGTGCTGCTGTGCCAGCAGAGTGGTGGGTACCAGTACCACAACCTGCTTATTGCCCTGGGTGGCGGTAAATGCGGCACGCATCGCCACTTCCGTCTTGCCGAACCCAACATCCCCACAGACGACCCGGTCCATCGGTTGAGGCGATGTCATATCATCGATCACCGCCGAGATGGTCTGTTGCTGATCGGGCGTCTCCTCGAACTCGAAGGAGGTGGCAAAGGCCTGGTATTCCGCATCAGGAGTGGGAAACGCGATCCCCTGTCGTGCGGCGCGACGGGCATAGATCTCCAACAGCTCAGCCGCCACATCGCGGATCTGTTTGGCGGCTTTGCGCTTGGTCTTCTCCCACTGATCACCACCAAGTCGATGCAGTGGGGCATGTTCCGGCGAAGCCCCGGCATAACGGCTGATCAGGTGCAGAGAGGCGACGGGTACATAGAGTTTGTCACCCCGGGCGTACTCCAAAGTCAGAAACTCAGTGGTCTGGCCAGCCACATCCAGGGTTTGCAACCCCAGATAGCGACCCACACCGTGATCTTCATGGACAACGGGGGCACCCACATGCAGCTCGGTCAGATTGCGTACAATCTGGTCCGGATCCTGGCTGACTTTACGTCGTCTGCGCTCCTGCCGTACCCGTTCGCCATACAACTGGGTTTCGGTGATGATGCTCAATCCAGCAGCTTCCAGCCAGAGACCCTGCTCCAGAGGCGCCACACAGAGACCGATTTCAAGATCGCTCTCGAGGAAACTGTGCCAGCTCTCCACCGGATTGGCGTGAATGCCAAGATCCCGAAGGGTAGCAAGCAGCATTTCACGCCGCCCCGCACCTTCGGCAATGAAGAGGGTGCGTTTTGCCTTATCCTTGAGAAACTGTTTGAGTGCCGTGGCAGGGGTTTTACTACGTGCCTGAAAGGCTACCGGTGGAGGTAGCTGAGTGTCGTAATTGATCAACTTCGCGTAGCCCTTCGATCGAGTTGGCAGTTCGTGGTGGCTGAGGCTGATCAATTCCCCTTTTTTCAGTGCTGCAGCCAGCTCGTCATCCCGCATATAGAGCTGTTGGGGCGGCAGGATAGGGCGGCTGATATCGTGGCGCCGCTCCTCGTATCGGCTGGTGATCTCGTCGAAAAAAACTCGGGCCTGCTCCCTGATATCCTCCCACTGTATCAGCAGATGGTTTTCTGGCAGATAGTCGAACAGGGTGGCCGTCTGCTCGTAGAACAGGGGCAGGTAGTACTCCAGGCCGCTGGGAATCCTGCCCTCGGAGACATCCTGATAGATCAGACTCTGTTGCAGATCCCCCTCCAGGTGAATGCGGTAGTTTCGCCTGAACTGCTGGATTCCCTCATCATCCAGGGGGAACTCCCGAGCCGGCAGCATCTCGATTACCTCAATCTTTTGCAGCGATCGCTGGCTCTCCGGATCAAAGCTGCGGATGGAGTCGATTTCATCATCGAACAGGTCGATGCGGTAGGGTCTCTGGCTGCCCATGGGGTAGATGTCGAGCAGCGATCCTCTCACCGCAAACTCCCCGTGGGAAAAGACCTGTGAGACACATTGATAACCGCTGCTCTCCAAGCGGCGTCGGGTCTTTTCGATATTTAACGTTTCGCCGGTTTTTATCACCAGGCCGTGTGCGTCCAGAAAACGTTTTGGAGCCAGCCGCTGCATCAGTGTGGATACCGGTGTGACCAATAAACCCTGCTGCATCGAGGGTAGACGTTGCAGGGTAAGCAGGCGTTGCGAGATCAGCTCTGGCAGGGGGGAAAAGAGGTCATAGGGGAGGGTTTCCCAGTCGGGGAAATTGATGACCGGAAGTTTGCCATCACCCAGAAAGAAGCGTAATTCGGATTCGAGTCGGGTTGCCGTCTGCATATCCGGTGTTACAACGAGTATGATCCCCTGATAGTCCTTTGCCGCATTGGCAATCGCCAGGGAGCCACTGCAACCATGCAGGCCGCCCCACTGATAGCGTTCCCCATCCGCGACAGGCAGTTGCGGTGAAAGTGGGGAGTTGGTTGTGTCTGATCTTGTGTTCATCGGAGGCAGGCTGAAATAAAAGCCAGCAATTGTCTCATAACTGCTGCCGCAGGTCAGCGTGCAATAGATCAGAATGGCGATTGAAAATGATGAAATAAGGTGGTCAACCCAAGCTTTCTAACGATCGACGGAAGTGGATATGCCACTCATTTGGGGAATGTGCAAATTACTCAAACAAGCTTAAAATAGGTTACAAAACCAATAAATCATTTCATTCATCGAAACCACTCAAGGCAAATTTCTGTGAGCAAGAAACTCTATTACCTTTTTATACTCATCTTTTGTTTGGCAACACCCCTCAGTGCAAATGAGTTGGCTGTCAAACAACTGCTGGCCAATGGTG
This portion of the Candidatus Thiodiazotropha endoloripes genome encodes:
- a CDS encoding ATP cone domain-containing protein, yielding MAKTFIIDSNDETRAPFLRGILTRSLTDAGLAFETAYELSSEIRQQIAGKDELSTDELRKLVLKQLEQLEQHEVIENYESLTPNTPEIMVTDRKGVPRSFSTIEHRQSLESSGLGSDKASLITQSVYLDLLESYQEGISSNKLGRLTHEKLKQRYGKRAANSYLVWTDYKHSKRPLILLIGGTTGCGKSTIATEVAHRLNIIRTQSTDMLREVMRMMIPQRLMPELHTSSFNAWHKTLRQHEHEGSTEELMIHGYLHQSELVSVPCEAVVQRALKERVSLILEGVHVTPTLYNLFKDHSDAVIVPIVLAVLKQNQLKHRLKDRGITAPERSEDSNYLSNFESIWMLQSHLLSEADNHSVSIIANDNKDQATDHIMRLIIEVLEQNFHAKVEDVFGME
- a CDS encoding ATP-binding SpoIIE family protein phosphatase; its protein translation is MPKEFGTHENHGKALIVEDEITNRLILKKLLQKHGYEVIEAENGRQAVSLFEQHQPDIVFMDVMMPEMDGYEATIQIKQRAGNSFVPIIFLTAMQDEKALARCVEVGGDDFLSKPYSFTVLSAKVKAMERIRILQQDTRMLYSRMQRDQEIAEQVFSGAVVAENVALEHIHSLLQPASLFSGDLMLTAFAPSHDLYVLLGDFTGHGLASALGALPTSEAFRSMTAKGFGPHQILQAINNKLYTLLPTGMFMAVQFVKIDHQLDHIKLINCGMPDCYLIDKDGRRIKQKINSQSLPLGIAPDINLKDDFHFLKINEGDRIILATDGVTEARNPKGELFGQIRYIDAIKHSIDHDYILDNLSGELQEFCSDAPQDDDISVVEIPLIRQMFPALGSSKAPNKKVEHELPETILKEHPDCIEFQFTLYGAQLRQADPIPILINSIQETAGLHDHRRPLFTILTELYVNALDHGILKLDSSLKQGENGFTDYFQQREQRLNNLSQGCVRINLRIYSQDSGGHIIITIEDSGNGFDYSNHKKDSSNDQLYSGRGLLLVESLCKQLHFFKPGNKAEAIYAWEKTK
- a CDS encoding MlaE family ABC transporter permease; this translates as MHHHSLKITYPDPATAELAFVGDWTLHSEVCPWQHLQQQLQAQPHLKKIRLVTVDLGIWDSRLLNVLQKVSEYCADREYRLDADDLPSGVRRLLDLGSAVAERQGARRSDRRFSFLYRTGEAAIAIWQECLRFTEFAGELVLSLWRLLRGRARFRRDDFFNLLQAAGPDALPIVSLIAILVGAVLAFVGAIQLQMFGAEIYVANLVALGSLREMGAMMTAIIMAGRTGSAYAAQLGSMQVNHEIDALKTFGISIIDFLVLPRMIALVIMLPLLTLWADLLGIVGGLMVSVMVLDLSLLEYLIQSRESVGWEDLTVGLIKSVLFAIVIAMSGCLRGLQSGRDSAAVGKATTSAMVTAILLIVVWDAITTILFNLLDF
- a CDS encoding ABC transporter ATP-binding protein — protein: MGLATERDHSTAQKPLIQVSDLTMAYGDFVIQQELNFTIHAGDVFIIMGGSGCGKSTLLRHLIGLHKPAQGKIRFQGESIWDLDSQKRHQILRRMGVLYQSGALWTHMTLAENVALPLQTYTSLSTKEISELVSFKLALVGLKGFEAYYPSEISGGMQKRAGLARAMSLDPELLFFDEPSAGLDPVSARRLDELILELSESLDTTIVVVTHELASIFAIGDDSVFLDPVCKRMIASGNPNELLATTDDPRVREFLTRGDSEVDPSHAIKD
- a CDS encoding MlaD family protein codes for the protein MQSRISPTLIGSFVLASLALGLASVLLFSNGSLANKPTQFILYFEGDVKGLQVGSPVNFRGVKVGQVESMSITYVRESKEFRIPVVIGIRDGHVNVDGVVTESGVKLELDDLIAQGLRARLNLQSLVTGKLEIELDFMPETPIRLIAEDKRYPEIPTVQSSMEKLATAIEQIPVERITQRLSEILDSIDEMMADGELKRLTTSLLQIAKRLDQISLLLAEQAPELLTNSNATLLEARAMITEVAGTAKQTQALISATDENLTSAFSRWDRTLASGDQAFRQVGETVDTADRLLNEDSELISQLTTTLRELGSAARAIRIMSEYLERHPEALLRGKQ
- a CDS encoding PqiC family protein, producing MNTLSLRSWMVVFLLITLCIGCASPSQPTRFYRLDAGSNNLGPIDLTPRPGGVVIGIDEVQLAGYLDRPQIIERSSSHRLKLYEFDQWAGSLQENLLGLVRERIQQQLSAMQIIAYPWPQGLKPDYELKLAIQRFERVDGRIELQGLWTLVETDRRKIVLMQQNRLQEPIQGSTIEAGVAAASEAVSKLSEQIAEQMLRQIESEKVR
- a CDS encoding CsiV family protein — encoded protein: MLRKMIVKQEKVIILILSLLLIAPMNLYAESHEEQESAPWYQFEVLVFRRIAPGAGSTEGWALDPGIPDQEQSLQLSPGPLTEDGQPIAYRALPAEEKSLTEAWGAMRRSRDYRPLYHTAWRQPVAHPDQAIPIHISLASKRKSAFEEPLPILEGNIKFGIKRYLHLETDLLLRVEEDQTLNEAEYDPGPQNYRMQEKRRMRSGKLHYLDHPVLGILAIATRYEMPAPPEEPEPEAELIETTPEPSTESQQPETKVPNTQ